One Amorphoplanes digitatis genomic window carries:
- a CDS encoding class I SAM-dependent methyltransferase gives MATTFDPRQYKETTRAQWQDAAEAWHRWGPTIERWLGPATERMLDAAGVTKGSRVLDVAAGAGGQTLAAAHRAGPDGEVLATDIAPAILEYAAKAATDAGLGNITTAERDGERLGLDGADFDAAVSRVGLIYFPDQQAALSGIRAALRPGGKFSSVVYSTADRNGFFAIPVGIIRRRAQLPPPAPGQPGPFSLGAPGAAEQALGAAGFRDVTVEAVPSPVTMASAAECVRFERESFGALHQMLSGLAVAEREAAWVEIEQALGQFEGPTGFTGPCEMLVVTGTR, from the coding sequence ATGGCCACCACGTTCGACCCGCGGCAGTACAAGGAGACCACCCGCGCCCAGTGGCAGGACGCGGCCGAGGCGTGGCACCGCTGGGGGCCGACCATCGAGCGCTGGCTCGGCCCGGCCACCGAGCGGATGCTCGACGCCGCCGGCGTGACAAAGGGCAGCCGGGTGCTTGACGTCGCCGCGGGCGCCGGCGGGCAGACCCTCGCCGCCGCACACCGGGCCGGCCCCGACGGCGAGGTCCTGGCCACCGACATCGCCCCGGCGATCCTGGAGTACGCCGCCAAGGCCGCCACCGACGCCGGACTCGGCAACATCACCACCGCCGAACGCGACGGCGAACGGCTCGGCCTCGACGGCGCCGACTTCGACGCGGCCGTCTCCCGGGTCGGGCTCATCTACTTCCCGGACCAGCAGGCGGCCCTGTCCGGCATCCGCGCGGCACTGCGACCCGGCGGGAAGTTCTCCTCGGTCGTCTACTCCACCGCCGACCGCAACGGCTTCTTCGCCATTCCGGTCGGCATCATCCGCCGCCGGGCCCAGCTGCCGCCGCCGGCACCGGGCCAGCCCGGCCCGTTCAGCCTCGGCGCGCCCGGCGCGGCCGAGCAGGCCCTCGGCGCGGCGGGATTCCGGGACGTCACGGTCGAGGCGGTGCCGTCGCCGGTGACGATGGCGAGCGCCGCCGAGTGCGTGCGCTTCGAACGCGAGTCGTTCGGCGCGCTGCACCAGATGCTCAGCGGGCTGGCGGTCGCCGAGCGGGAGGCGGCCTGGGTCGAGATCGAGCAGGCACTCGGCCAGTTCGAGGGACCGACCGGCTTCACCGGCCCATGCGAAATGCTTGTCGTCACCGGAACCCGCTGA
- a CDS encoding ATP-binding protein, with protein sequence MVLFVGRAEPLARLSAVHRAAAASAGPAGRRPGLVLVTGQAGIGKTALLTRYAADASAWGATVVWGTCWDGDRAPAWWPWTQALRALLDRHDGLRADLDPALSAILPAPAGASPVDAAVVDAGQFQIFDAVGRLLGLAGDAKPVVVLLDDLQWADRSTVDLLRFLAHQPRTGGVVLVGAYRSGEARDVVAAALAELSNAAELVPLGGLPPGDVTDLVRTIAGDAAAADWAGRVYERSGGHPFFAGELCRLLAAGGDDAWRAAVPVAVREAIGSRLARLPAACTALLGAAAVGGSVLLPDVLAEVTGSPPTTVIELIDRAAAAGVLTSAGPGFAHDLYRETILAALPPARRLELHHRTAVALAHRYERGSQVFPADLARHFAAAVPLAGAGPALSWARAAADADRAGYAFTDAAGQLARARAAVTDAGDRLTAAELVLLLTEEADLRLRGGDAGTARELLDTAWARATPTGDAALLGAVALGLDRIGARFAMPRTDLIAVLETARSALAGGGTAAEAQVTAAIARQLQHSVSVDRRQAGPLAERAVAIARGLDDPATLANCLLAQHDTLWTAGTAGPRQAIATEIAELARRTGDSERHAQALLLTATAELESGSAAFRATLSQYRYITERLRQPRQTYNLRIREAALALLDGDIDLGERLADEAAALGEAVGDGDTGNVRMSQRLEITRFRADPDELRATAAAAVDWWIGAPAHAHAVAAGFFARAGDLAAARREVDTVLALEDWRTDRSYLWSVFVGELATAAIALADRPLCARLLDDLLPHAETCAVNAALVCFMGAHAHRVGLLYAALGDRPEAGRWLRRALEVHRQLGAQAWEAETRAALAGLPLTDAPVMLRRSGDLWTAGFRGHTAYLRDAKGLHDLATLLDRPGAAVPALELANRAYPAESSGQDPVLDRRALREYRQRLADLAEELDTAQARNDEARRQRATDERERLLAELRRATRPGGAARSLGPSAAERARKAVTARLRDAIRRIAEVHPDLGEYLDHTVHTGSTCRYDPRGD encoded by the coding sequence GTGGTTCTCTTCGTCGGCCGGGCCGAGCCGCTGGCCCGGCTCAGCGCGGTCCACCGGGCGGCCGCGGCATCGGCCGGTCCGGCCGGCCGCCGGCCCGGCCTGGTCCTGGTGACCGGCCAGGCGGGGATCGGCAAGACCGCGCTGTTGACCCGGTACGCCGCGGACGCGTCGGCCTGGGGTGCGACGGTGGTGTGGGGTACGTGCTGGGACGGCGATCGGGCACCCGCATGGTGGCCGTGGACGCAGGCGCTGCGAGCGCTGCTGGACCGGCACGACGGCCTGCGCGCCGACCTGGATCCGGCGCTGTCCGCGATCCTGCCGGCGCCGGCCGGCGCGTCGCCGGTCGACGCCGCCGTGGTGGATGCCGGGCAGTTCCAGATCTTCGACGCGGTCGGCCGCCTGCTCGGCCTGGCCGGCGACGCCAAGCCGGTGGTAGTCCTCCTCGACGACCTGCAATGGGCCGACCGGTCGACGGTCGACCTGCTGCGGTTCCTGGCGCACCAGCCGCGTACCGGTGGGGTGGTGCTGGTCGGGGCGTACCGGTCGGGTGAGGCGCGCGACGTGGTCGCGGCGGCGCTGGCCGAGCTCTCCAACGCCGCCGAGCTGGTACCGCTCGGCGGCCTGCCACCCGGGGACGTCACCGACCTGGTCCGCACGATCGCCGGGGACGCGGCGGCCGCGGATTGGGCCGGCCGGGTGTACGAGCGCAGCGGCGGGCACCCGTTCTTCGCCGGGGAGTTGTGCCGGCTGCTCGCCGCCGGCGGCGACGACGCCTGGCGCGCCGCGGTGCCGGTCGCGGTCCGCGAGGCGATCGGCAGCCGGCTGGCCCGCCTGCCGGCGGCGTGCACGGCGCTGCTGGGCGCGGCGGCGGTCGGCGGCTCGGTGCTGCTGCCCGACGTGCTCGCCGAGGTGACCGGGTCACCGCCGACGACGGTGATCGAGCTGATCGACCGCGCGGCGGCCGCCGGCGTGCTGACATCGGCGGGCCCTGGATTCGCACACGACCTGTACCGCGAGACGATCCTCGCCGCCCTGCCGCCGGCCCGCCGGCTGGAGCTGCACCATCGGACGGCGGTCGCGCTGGCGCACCGGTACGAACGGGGCAGCCAGGTGTTCCCGGCGGACCTGGCCCGGCACTTCGCCGCGGCCGTGCCGCTGGCCGGCGCGGGGCCGGCGCTGAGCTGGGCGCGGGCCGCCGCCGACGCCGACCGGGCCGGGTACGCGTTCACCGACGCCGCCGGGCAGCTGGCCCGGGCGCGGGCGGCCGTCACCGACGCCGGCGACCGGCTCACCGCCGCCGAGCTGGTTCTGCTGCTCACCGAGGAGGCCGACCTGCGGCTGCGCGGCGGCGACGCCGGGACGGCGCGGGAGCTGCTGGACACCGCGTGGGCGCGGGCCACGCCGACCGGCGACGCCGCCCTGCTCGGCGCAGTCGCGCTGGGCCTGGACCGGATCGGCGCACGGTTCGCGATGCCGCGGACCGATCTGATCGCCGTCCTGGAGACCGCCCGGTCCGCGCTGGCCGGCGGGGGCACCGCGGCCGAGGCGCAGGTGACCGCGGCGATCGCCCGGCAGCTGCAACATTCCGTATCGGTGGATCGCCGGCAGGCGGGTCCGCTGGCCGAGCGGGCGGTGGCGATCGCCCGCGGCCTTGACGATCCGGCCACTCTGGCCAACTGCCTGCTGGCGCAGCACGACACGTTGTGGACCGCCGGCACGGCCGGCCCGCGGCAGGCGATCGCGACGGAGATCGCGGAGCTGGCCCGCCGCACCGGCGATTCGGAGCGGCACGCGCAGGCGCTGCTGCTCACGGCGACCGCGGAGCTGGAGTCGGGGTCGGCGGCGTTCCGGGCGACGTTGAGCCAGTACCGCTACATCACCGAGCGGCTGCGCCAGCCGCGCCAGACCTACAACCTGCGGATCCGCGAGGCGGCGCTGGCGCTGCTCGACGGCGACATCGACCTCGGTGAGCGGCTCGCGGACGAGGCCGCCGCCCTGGGCGAGGCGGTCGGCGACGGCGACACCGGAAACGTACGGATGTCGCAGCGGCTGGAGATCACCCGGTTCCGGGCCGACCCGGACGAGCTGCGGGCGACCGCCGCGGCCGCCGTCGACTGGTGGATCGGCGCACCGGCGCACGCGCACGCGGTCGCCGCCGGCTTCTTCGCCCGGGCCGGCGACCTCGCCGCCGCCCGCCGCGAGGTGGACACGGTGCTCGCCCTGGAGGACTGGCGGACCGACCGCTCGTACCTGTGGTCGGTGTTCGTCGGCGAGCTCGCGACCGCCGCGATCGCCCTGGCCGACCGGCCGCTCTGCGCCCGGCTGCTGGACGACCTGCTCCCACACGCGGAGACCTGCGCGGTCAACGCCGCCCTTGTCTGTTTCATGGGCGCTCACGCGCATCGCGTCGGGTTGTTGTACGCGGCACTCGGCGACCGGCCGGAGGCCGGCCGGTGGCTGCGCCGGGCGTTGGAGGTGCACCGGCAGCTCGGCGCGCAGGCGTGGGAGGCCGAGACCCGAGCCGCGCTGGCCGGGCTGCCACTCACGGACGCACCGGTCATGCTGCGCCGCTCCGGCGATCTCTGGACGGCCGGCTTCCGGGGGCACACCGCCTACCTGCGCGACGCCAAGGGCCTGCACGACCTGGCGACCCTGCTCGACCGGCCCGGGGCGGCCGTGCCCGCGCTGGAGCTGGCCAACCGGGCGTACCCGGCGGAATCGAGCGGTCAGGACCCGGTGCTCGACCGGCGGGCGCTGCGGGAGTACCGGCAGCGGCTGGCCGACCTCGCCGAGGAGCTGGACACCGCGCAGGCCCGCAACGACGAGGCACGCCGGCAGCGGGCAACCGACGAACGCGAACGGCTGCTCGCGGAGCTGCGCCGGGCCACCCGGCCCGGCGGGGCCGCCCGGTCGCTGGGGCCGAGCGCCGCCGAGCGCGCCCGCAAGGCCGTCACGGCACGGCTGCGCGACGCCATCCGCCGCATCGCCGAGGTCCACCCCGACCTCGGCGAGTACCTGGACCACACCGTCCACACGGGATCCACCTGCCGGTACGACCCGCGGGGCGACTGA
- a CDS encoding outer membrane protein assembly factor BamB family protein translates to MKKHVRSAGGVIGLALAGVLAGLPSPARAAAPGWTHDGFGPGNTGYNAAESVVNAGTVKKLKLRWRATPRPGTDGCLEQTTPVVADGRMFMVDGGGVGAYDVRTGRRLWSDTAVMREMVHRTMTVAGGLLITTGYSCYGVSDPSGHIVALDAKTGAVRWKLLEGSATESVVADSGMLVSYSVCEVCSSHRISGYRAGDGTEVWGREGVLASPVSAGGRLLVTGTEKGSFAVAATTGEVLWRSGIRWSVLASNPASDQFYVRGPDRRLAALNASNGTVLWSVPSAEGQVAADGRRVYVSRDDGVTAYDAVTGRRLWHRAGVPVSRPVRAGGLLYVAGGILSAADGSLVMSATYSSAEHHAVVVGGRVFRVKGYEVQAYTP, encoded by the coding sequence ATGAAGAAGCACGTCAGGAGCGCGGGAGGGGTGATCGGCCTCGCGCTGGCCGGCGTGCTGGCCGGGCTGCCGTCGCCGGCGCGGGCGGCGGCGCCGGGATGGACCCATGACGGCTTCGGCCCCGGGAACACGGGCTACAACGCGGCCGAGTCCGTCGTCAACGCCGGCACCGTCAAGAAGCTGAAGCTGAGGTGGCGCGCGACGCCGCGGCCGGGTACCGACGGCTGCCTTGAGCAGACCACGCCCGTGGTCGCGGACGGCCGCATGTTCATGGTCGACGGCGGCGGCGTCGGCGCCTACGACGTGCGGACCGGGCGGCGGTTGTGGAGCGACACCGCGGTCATGCGGGAGATGGTTCACCGGACGATGACCGTCGCGGGCGGGCTCCTCATCACGACCGGCTACTCGTGCTACGGCGTCAGCGATCCCAGCGGACACATCGTCGCGCTTGACGCGAAGACCGGCGCGGTGCGCTGGAAGCTCCTCGAGGGAAGTGCCACGGAGAGCGTTGTGGCCGACAGCGGCATGCTGGTCAGCTACTCGGTGTGTGAGGTCTGCTCCAGCCACCGGATCAGCGGATACCGGGCCGGCGACGGCACCGAGGTCTGGGGCCGGGAGGGCGTGCTCGCGAGCCCGGTCTCCGCCGGTGGGCGGCTGCTGGTCACCGGGACGGAGAAGGGATCGTTCGCGGTGGCCGCGACGACCGGCGAGGTGCTCTGGCGTTCCGGCATCCGATGGTCGGTGCTGGCCTCGAATCCGGCCAGTGACCAGTTCTACGTCCGGGGACCGGACCGGCGACTCGCGGCCCTGAACGCGTCGAACGGCACGGTCCTGTGGTCGGTGCCGTCGGCCGAGGGGCAGGTGGCCGCCGACGGGCGCCGCGTGTACGTGTCCCGCGACGACGGCGTGACGGCCTACGACGCGGTGACCGGTCGCCGACTGTGGCACCGTGCGGGGGTACCCGTCAGCCGGCCGGTCAGGGCGGGCGGCCTGCTGTATGTGGCCGGCGGCATCCTGTCCGCGGCCGATGGATCTCTCGTGATGAGCGCGACCTACAGCTCCGCCGAGCACCATGCGGTGGTCGTCGGCGGACGCGTGTTCAGGGTCAAGGGGTACGAGGTGCAGGCGTACACCCCGTAG